The segment CCAGCGTTCCGGCGTTTTCGACCACCATGTCGCAGGCGGCGAGCTTGCGTTCCTGTGGCCATTGCCAGGAGTCAAGGGCGTCCAGCGTCTCCGAAGGCAGGGCCCGGCCCTCGCGCAACGGCCCGCGGCGCAAGTCGTCCGGGCAGCGCACGCCCACCACCACATCGGCCATGCGGCGGGCTTCGCCCCCTTTGCGGCCCTGCCATCCAGCCTCGAAGTAGAGCGGAATTTCGGCCACGGCCAGGGGGGCATGGGCGTTGGCGGCCCAGAACCGGTCCAGGGCGTGGCGCACCAGCGGATGGACGATGTCCTCCACCTCGCGCCGGAGGCCGGGGGTCTTGCGCAACAGGGAAAGCAGCCCGGCCTTGTCCACGCCGCCATCGGCCCCAAGCACGCCGCGCCCCAGGCTGCGGGACAGGAGCGCCGCACCGTCGCCGCCGGGGGCGTACAGGCGCGCCACGCAGGCGTCGGCGCTGAATGTAGGCGGGCCTTCGGGCATGGCCTCAAGGGCGGCCAGCAGTGCGGACTTGCCGCAAAGGGGCGCTCCGGTAAGGACCACGCGCTGGCAGTCGGTTCCCAGTGCGCGCAAAAGGGCCATGAAGTCCTCCGGCGGATCCTGGCGGAAGACGAGCTCTTCGGCCCTGCCCGGATGCTCGAAGGCCAGGCGGAAGGCGTGCAGCATCTGCCGCGTGGCCAGTTGCGCCAGCGGTCCCTTTTCCGCCAGCCAGCGGGCGTGCTGCGAAGGGCCGTACACGGGATCGCCCAAAAGGGGGTGTCCCAGATGCGCCAAGTGCACGCGGATCTGGTGGGTGCGGCCGGTGTGCAGGTCCACGGCCAGCAGGCTGGCCCGGCCGAGCCGGTCGGTCCACAGTCTGCGCCAGCCGGTGCGGGCCTCGCGTCCGCCCTTGCGCAGCACGGTCATCTTGGTGCGCAGGGTCGGGTGCCGTCCCATGGGCAGGTCGATGAAGCCCGCGTCTTCGCCGAGCGGCCCGGCCTCGTCGCCTTTGGGCCTGCCGTGGACCAGGGCCAGGTAGGTCTTGTGCACGCGGCGGTCGGCAAAGGCCTGCGAGAGCGCGAGCCGCGCCGCCTCGGTGAGGGCCACCAGCATGAGCCCGCTGGTGTCCTTGTCCAGCCGGTGTACGATGCCCGGCCGTTCGCCGTGCATTGCGGAAACCTCCGGCGCAAGCTCCGGAAAGTGGTGCAGCAGGCGGTTGACCAGCGTACCGGCTGGCTGGGTGGGCGCGGGGTGCGTGGTCAGTCCGGCGGGCTTGACCACTACGGCCAGGGTCTCGTCGCGGTGGAGCACGGTCAGTTCCCCAGGCTCCGGCGCGGGCGTGATCTCGGTGGAGAAGTCCGGGGCGTCCAGGGACACGCGTTCGAAGCCCTCCAGCCTGTAGCCGGGTTTTTTCACCACAACGCCGTCCACCCGCGCAAGCCCCGCTTGGAGCCATTCCTTCACGCGCTCGCGCGATGCGCCGCGTTCGGCCATTTCCCGGGCCCAGTACTGGTCCAGGCGCATCCCGGCCTCTGCGGGCACGGCCTTGCGTTCCAGCGTCCCGGTGGCATGGCTTGCCGCCTTGTTTCCCTTTGCGTGTTCCATGTCGTTCGCGTCGCGTCTCATATATGTTTCATAGCCTGCACGCGCGAAAAGCACAAACGCCATGGCTCCGGCCCCCCCTCTGGAGTCCCCGCGGGGGCTCCGCGCCTTGACCGGCGGGGAGGCCCGTCGTACAAGACGCGCACCTTCGCAACCCGCAGCACCCACAGAGGGCCAATGGCTCCCCGCACTGCCGGACTGATTCTGACCTACAACGGCGAGCGTCTGCTTGAACGCTGCCTGGCTGCGCTGGACTTCTGCGACACGCTCGACGTGGTGGATTCCGTAAGCACCGACGCCACGGTGGACATCGCCCGCGCGGCCGGGGCGATGGTGTTCTTCCGCAAGTGGGAGGGGCCGGACCCGCAGTTCCGCTTCGCTCTGGAGCATCTCCGCGCCATGGCGCCTAAGGGGGATTGGGCGGTGAGCCTGGACCAGGACGAATGCCTCACGGATGCGCTTAACGCCTCCATCCGCGCGGCCATTGCCGCGCTCGGAAAGGCGGCGGGCTTCATGACCCTGCGCGGGCTGGCGCGCTTCCTCAACATCTGCGTGCTCAAGTCGGGCGTGCTGGATGGCCGCGCCGGGTTCGCCAACGCGGTGCACGGGGCGGTTTATGCCTTCATCAAGCATGTGCGCGTGGCCGAGCAGGGCGACTGGGGGGCGAAAGCGTGACAGAGGCGGAGAAGGGCGCGCTGGCCGTAGCCGTGAGCGGCGGCGGGGACAGCCTGGCCGCGCTTCTTGCCCTGCGAGACGCCGGGCGCGAGGTGTTGGCCCTGCATGGGCGCTTTCTGCCCGCTCCCGACGAGCGCTCCGAGGCTGAGCTCGCAGTGGCCTGCGCCGGGCTTGGCGTGCCCCTGCACGTCGTCGACCTGCGCCGGGAGTTCGAGTCGTTGGTGGCGGCCCCCTTTGCAGCGGAGTATCTCTGCGGCCGCACGCCCAACCCCTGCGCGCGCTGCAACGCGGCCATGAAGTTCGGCCTGCTGCTGGACCGGGCCCTGGCCTTGGGCGCCGGGGCCCTCGCTACGGGGCACTTCGCCGCGGCAGGGGCGCATCCTGCGTATGGCTGGGCGCTCTCTCGCGGGGCGGATCCGGTAAAGGACCAGAGCTATTTCCTGTCCCTTGTGCCGCGTGAGCGGCTTATGCTGGCGCGCTTCCCCCTTGCCGCGCGGACCAAGTCGGCCGCGCGGGCCGGGCTTGCCGCTCGCGGGGTGGTCCCCCCGCTGCCGGAGGAGAGCCAGGAGATCTGCTTCGTGCCCGGCGACGACTACCGGGCCTTTCTCGCCGCTCGTGGCGAAGCCCTGCCCGGCCCTGGCGAGGCCCGCCTGCCTGACGGCACGCTTGTGGGACGGCATCAGGGCCTGTGGCGCAGCACCATCGGCCAGCGGCGCGGCCTTGGGCTCTCCTGGCGCGAGCCGCTCTACGTGTTGGACAAGGACATGGCGCGCAACATTCTCGTCGTTGCCCCGCGCGAGGCGCTCCTGGGGGGGGGCTTCGAGGCGGCCGAGGCCAATGTGCTGGTGGACCCGGCCCTGTGGCCGGATGAGCCGCTGGTGCAGACCCGGTATCGCGAGTCCGCCCGGCCCGCGCGGGCGGAACTTTCCGGCGGGGCGCTGCGCGTGCGCTTTGTGGAGCCGCACATCCGCCCCGCGCCGGGGCAGGTGGCCGCGCTTTACGATGCTGACGGCGTGGTGCTGGCCGGGGCGATCATCGCCTGAGGCCCCAGGTCATCTCGCGCTCCGACTCCTCCTGCTTCTTGCGTCCTTCCTCAAGGGCGTCCTTGAGACAGGAGATGGTCTCGGCCGCGGGCATGTCCGGGTGGCGCAACAGACGCTCGGCCTCCTCGCGCACGAATTTTTGCTGGTAGTATTTGTCCGGCCAGGAGAAGCCCTGCAATTCCTCAAGGGCTGGACCTCGTTCACCCTTGCCAATGCGGGACAGGCCCAGGTAGAAGGCTGCGTTGGGCTCGCCGGGCCGAAGCGAAAGGATCTCCCGGAAGCTGGTCTCGGCGTTGGCGTAGTCCTTTTTGGCGAAATGCGTCAGCCCGATGCGCTGGCGCAGGTAGATGGAGTCCGGGTCGCTGGCCAGCGCCTCGCCGTAGAGGCCCAGCGCCCGGTCATAGTCTCCGCTGGACAGGGCCATGCTGCCGCGCACGGACGGGGAGCAACCGGTGAGCAGGGGCGCGCACAGCGCGGCCAGGGCCAGCAGAGTCAGGAACGGGGTGCGCATTGGAGCCTCCTGATGGTGGACAGCGTTGCTCCATTGTCGCCCAGACGCGTTGGATAATCCAGGAAAAAATGACGCCACACATGCCGAACACGCCGGACGCCCAGAGCTTTTTCGTCGCCACCCTGGGCTGCAAGATCAACCAGTACGAATCCGAGTCCATCAGCGAGGCCTGGCGGGCCAGGGGCATGGTCGAGACAAACGACCCGGCCTGCGCCGGGGTGCTTTTGGTGAATTCCTGTGCCGTCACCGCCCGCGCGGTGAGCGATCTGCGCTCCGCAGTGCGCCGCCTGCGCCAGCAGAGCCCGGCAGCGCGCATCGTCGTCACCGGCTGCGCGGCCCAGGTGCTTGCGGAAGAGCTTGCCGCAATGCCCGAGGTGGACGCCGTGGTGCCGCAGTCGCGCAAGGGCGAGCTGCTGGCCGGACCTTTTGCGCCGTTGCCGGAACCGTCGGCCCTGTCGGCTCCCCCGCGCTTTCCCCCCTTCGAGATCGGCGCGTTCCGCCGCGCGCGGGCCGTGGTCAAGGTGCAGGACGGCTGCTCGCACCACTGCACCTACTGCATTGTGCCGCTTACGCGGGGGGCTTCCGTCAGTCGCGACCCGTCCGCGACCGTGGCCGAGATGCGCACGCTGCTTTCCGCTGGCTATCGCGAACTGGTGGTCTCCGGCGTAAACCTGCGCCAGTACGGGGCCGATCTGCCGGAACCGCACGACTTCTGGGCGCTGCTTGCGCGCATCGAGGCCGAACTTGCGCCCGAGTGGGCTGGCCGCGCACGGTTGCGGTTGAGCTCCATGGAGCCGGGCCAGCTTGATTCCCGTGCCCTGGACGTGCTTGGTACCTCGTGTCTTGTCGCCCCGCATCTGCACATCTCGCTGCAAAGCGGCGACGAGGGCGTGCTCCGGCGCATGGGGCGCGGCCACTACCGCCCCGCCCAGGTGCTGGACTTCCTGCGGCAGTTGGCGACCCATTGGCCCAGGCTGGGACTTGGCGCGGACCTGCTCACCGGGTTCCCCGGCGAAAGCGCGGAGCAGTTTGAGACCACGCTGGCCTTCTGCCGCGAGCTGCCGCTGACCTATGCCCATGTGTTTCCCTTTTCACCCCGGCCGGGAACGGCCGCCGCCCGGCTGCCGGACCCGCTGCCCAAGGCCGAGCGCACGGCGCGAGCCGCCCGGCTGCGCGGCCTGG is part of the Humidesulfovibrio mexicanus genome and harbors:
- a CDS encoding tRNA-specific 2-thiouridylase yields the protein MTEAEKGALAVAVSGGGDSLAALLALRDAGREVLALHGRFLPAPDERSEAELAVACAGLGVPLHVVDLRREFESLVAAPFAAEYLCGRTPNPCARCNAAMKFGLLLDRALALGAGALATGHFAAAGAHPAYGWALSRGADPVKDQSYFLSLVPRERLMLARFPLAARTKSAARAGLAARGVVPPLPEESQEICFVPGDDYRAFLAARGEALPGPGEARLPDGTLVGRHQGLWRSTIGQRRGLGLSWREPLYVLDKDMARNILVVAPREALLGGGFEAAEANVLVDPALWPDEPLVQTRYRESARPARAELSGGALRVRFVEPHIRPAPGQVAALYDADGVVLAGAIIA
- a CDS encoding tetratricopeptide repeat protein, with the protein product MRTPFLTLLALAALCAPLLTGCSPSVRGSMALSSGDYDRALGLYGEALASDPDSIYLRQRIGLTHFAKKDYANAETSFREILSLRPGEPNAAFYLGLSRIGKGERGPALEELQGFSWPDKYYQQKFVREEAERLLRHPDMPAAETISCLKDALEEGRKKQEESEREMTWGLRR
- a CDS encoding dephospho-CoA kinase encodes the protein MEHAKGNKAASHATGTLERKAVPAEAGMRLDQYWAREMAERGASRERVKEWLQAGLARVDGVVVKKPGYRLEGFERVSLDAPDFSTEITPAPEPGELTVLHRDETLAVVVKPAGLTTHPAPTQPAGTLVNRLLHHFPELAPEVSAMHGERPGIVHRLDKDTSGLMLVALTEAARLALSQAFADRRVHKTYLALVHGRPKGDEAGPLGEDAGFIDLPMGRHPTLRTKMTVLRKGGREARTGWRRLWTDRLGRASLLAVDLHTGRTHQIRVHLAHLGHPLLGDPVYGPSQHARWLAEKGPLAQLATRQMLHAFRLAFEHPGRAEELVFRQDPPEDFMALLRALGTDCQRVVLTGAPLCGKSALLAALEAMPEGPPTFSADACVARLYAPGGDGAALLSRSLGRGVLGADGGVDKAGLLSLLRKTPGLRREVEDIVHPLVRHALDRFWAANAHAPLAVAEIPLYFEAGWQGRKGGEARRMADVVVGVRCPDDLRRGPLREGRALPSETLDALDSWQWPQERKLAACDMVVENAGTLAALEAQAGPLLKRLAALRGEREAAFAARMAALLDQTAEKGADVPCPGLPATQADDEDWWDEADG
- a CDS encoding MiaB/RimO family radical SAM methylthiotransferase translates to MTPHMPNTPDAQSFFVATLGCKINQYESESISEAWRARGMVETNDPACAGVLLVNSCAVTARAVSDLRSAVRRLRQQSPAARIVVTGCAAQVLAEELAAMPEVDAVVPQSRKGELLAGPFAPLPEPSALSAPPRFPPFEIGAFRRARAVVKVQDGCSHHCTYCIVPLTRGASVSRDPSATVAEMRTLLSAGYRELVVSGVNLRQYGADLPEPHDFWALLARIEAELAPEWAGRARLRLSSMEPGQLDSRALDVLGTSCLVAPHLHISLQSGDEGVLRRMGRGHYRPAQVLDFLRQLATHWPRLGLGADLLTGFPGESAEQFETTLAFCRELPLTYAHVFPFSPRPGTAAARLPDPLPKAERTARAARLRGLAEGKKRSFLKELAMLQKLTVLVENTQNGHGVCEFYAPCAVQGGNLRAGGLVALRPQGVEDGRVVGLAEVAP
- a CDS encoding glycosyltransferase family protein is translated as MAPRTAGLILTYNGERLLERCLAALDFCDTLDVVDSVSTDATVDIARAAGAMVFFRKWEGPDPQFRFALEHLRAMAPKGDWAVSLDQDECLTDALNASIRAAIAALGKAAGFMTLRGLARFLNICVLKSGVLDGRAGFANAVHGAVYAFIKHVRVAEQGDWGAKA